One window of the Lynx canadensis isolate LIC74 chromosome D3, mLynCan4.pri.v2, whole genome shotgun sequence genome contains the following:
- the ZADH2 gene encoding prostaglandin reductase 3 isoform X1, translated as MLRLAPAGARTIVDMSYARHFLDFQGSNIPRAMQKLVATRLSPNFREAVTLCRDCPVPLPGDGDLLVRNRFVGVNASDINYSAGRYDPSVKTPFDVGFEGVGEVVALGLSASARYTVGQAVAYMAPGSFAEYTVVPATAAAPVASVKPEYVTVPVSGTTAYISLKELGGLSEGKKVLVTAAAGGTGQFAVQLAKKAKCHVIGTCSSDQKSAFLKSIGCDRPINYNAEHVGTVLKQEYPKGVDVVYESVGGAMFDLAVDALATKGRLIVIGFISGYQTPTGLAPVRAGTLPAKLLKKSASVQGFFLNHYRSDCQAAVEHLLQMCVDGDLVCEVDLGDLSAEGRFIGLESVFRAVDYMYMGKNTGKIVLELPHSVNSKL; from the exons ATGCTTCGGCTGGCGCCCGCCGGGGCCCGGACCATCGTGGACATGTCGTACGCCCGCCACTTCCTGGACTTCCAGGGCTCCAACATCCCCCGCGCCATGCAGAAGCTGGTGGCGACCCGTCTGAGCCCCAACTTCCGCGAGGCCGTCACCCTGTGCCGGGACTGCCCGGTGCCACTCCCCGGGGACGGAGACCTCCTCGTCCGGAACCG atttgTCGGTGTTAATGCATCTGACATCAACTATTCAGCTGGCCGGTATGACCCTTCGGTGAAGACCCCCTTCGATGTAGGTTTCGAGGGCGTGGGGGAGGTGGTAGCCTTAGGCCTCTCTGCCAGTGCCCGGTACACGGTGGGCCAGGCTGTGGCTTATATGGCACCTGGCTCTTTCGCGGAGTATACCGTGGTGCCTGCCACAGCCGCGGCCCCCGTGGCCTCTGTGAAACCCGAGTATGTCACCGTGCCGGTGAGCGGTACCACCGCGTACATCAGCCTGAAAGAGCTCGGAGGACTGTCCGAAGGGAAAAAAGTTTTGGTGACGGCAGCAGCGGGGGGAACGGGCCAGTTTGCCGTGCAGCTTGCCAAGAAGGCCAAGTGCCATGTCATTGGGACCTGCTCCTCTGATCAAAAGTCCGCTTTTCTGAAATCGATCGGCTGTGATCGCCCCATCAACTATAACGCCGAGCACGTCGGTACGGTCCTGAAGCAGGAGTACCCCAAAGGGGTCGATGTGGTGTATGAATCCGTCGGGGGAGCCATGTTCGACTTGGCCGTAGATGCCTTGGCTACCAAAGGGCGCTTGATAGTCATTGGGTTCATCTCCGGCTACCAGACTCCCACCGGCCTTGCGCCTGTGAGAGCAGGAACCTTACCAGCCAAACTGCTGAAGAAATCCGCCAGCGTTCAGGGCTTTTTCTTGAACCATTACCGTTCTGACTGTCAAGCAGCCGTGGAGCACTTGCTTCAGATGTGTGTGGACGGAGACCTGGTTTGCGAGGTGGACCTCGGAGACCTGTCTGCAGAGGGCAGGTTCATCGGCCTGGAGTCCGTATTCCGGGCTGTCGATTATATGTACATGGGAAAAAACACTGGGAAAATTGTACTCGAACTACCTCACTCTGTCAACAGTAAGCTGTAA
- the ZADH2 gene encoding prostaglandin reductase 3 isoform X2 produces MAPGSFAEYTVVPATAAAPVASVKPEYVTVPVSGTTAYISLKELGGLSEGKKVLVTAAAGGTGQFAVQLAKKAKCHVIGTCSSDQKSAFLKSIGCDRPINYNAEHVGTVLKQEYPKGVDVVYESVGGAMFDLAVDALATKGRLIVIGFISGYQTPTGLAPVRAGTLPAKLLKKSASVQGFFLNHYRSDCQAAVEHLLQMCVDGDLVCEVDLGDLSAEGRFIGLESVFRAVDYMYMGKNTGKIVLELPHSVNSKL; encoded by the coding sequence ATGGCACCTGGCTCTTTCGCGGAGTATACCGTGGTGCCTGCCACAGCCGCGGCCCCCGTGGCCTCTGTGAAACCCGAGTATGTCACCGTGCCGGTGAGCGGTACCACCGCGTACATCAGCCTGAAAGAGCTCGGAGGACTGTCCGAAGGGAAAAAAGTTTTGGTGACGGCAGCAGCGGGGGGAACGGGCCAGTTTGCCGTGCAGCTTGCCAAGAAGGCCAAGTGCCATGTCATTGGGACCTGCTCCTCTGATCAAAAGTCCGCTTTTCTGAAATCGATCGGCTGTGATCGCCCCATCAACTATAACGCCGAGCACGTCGGTACGGTCCTGAAGCAGGAGTACCCCAAAGGGGTCGATGTGGTGTATGAATCCGTCGGGGGAGCCATGTTCGACTTGGCCGTAGATGCCTTGGCTACCAAAGGGCGCTTGATAGTCATTGGGTTCATCTCCGGCTACCAGACTCCCACCGGCCTTGCGCCTGTGAGAGCAGGAACCTTACCAGCCAAACTGCTGAAGAAATCCGCCAGCGTTCAGGGCTTTTTCTTGAACCATTACCGTTCTGACTGTCAAGCAGCCGTGGAGCACTTGCTTCAGATGTGTGTGGACGGAGACCTGGTTTGCGAGGTGGACCTCGGAGACCTGTCTGCAGAGGGCAGGTTCATCGGCCTGGAGTCCGTATTCCGGGCTGTCGATTATATGTACATGGGAAAAAACACTGGGAAAATTGTACTCGAACTACCTCACTCTGTCAACAGTAAGCTGTAA